The proteins below come from a single Eucalyptus grandis isolate ANBG69807.140 chromosome 3, ASM1654582v1, whole genome shotgun sequence genomic window:
- the LOC104438961 gene encoding leucine-rich repeat extensin-like protein 5: MKKKMSWNCLRLSSFVSPLVLKAGIFSALLLLPGGVTSQGQLPPATPSTGIVCISNCATCPVICSSPPPSLPSYQPPLPPLPTLPPPPPPAHHHHPPPGSSHSSSPPPPSSLEPPPLSTPPAPPVPTLLPPPGAPSLYPSGSTPPPPFKYSNYPPSVPGTPGVGMGGPGYSYPPSGPGTPGVGTGGPDYSYPYYYFYASEAATLAGHCHLFMLLLLLFFYVV; this comes from the coding sequence atgaagaagaagatgagctgGAATTGTCTCAGGTTGAGCTCCTTCGTGTCTCCATTGGTGCTTAAAGCTGGGATCTTCAGTGCACTGCTCTTGCTCCCAGGTGGAGTGACTTCACAGGGCCAGCTGCCCCCAGCCACACCCAGTACTGGCATCGTTTGCATCAGCAACTGCGCCACTTGCCCTGTCATTTGCTCATCCCCTCCTCCGTCACTGCCGTCCTACCAGCCTCCGCTGCCACCACTCCCGACGctgcccccgccgccgccgcctgccCACCACCATCATCCTCCGCCCGGGTCTTCCCAttcctcctcgccgccgccgccgtcctcgCTGGAGCCTCCGCCGCTGAGCACCCCTCCCGCCCCGCCTGTGCCAACGCTGCTGCCGCCGCCCGGGGCGCCGTCGCTGTACCCTTCGGGGAGCACTCCGCCGCCTCCTTTTAAGTACTCCAACTATCCACCTTCTGTTCCTGGGACTCCAGGAGTGGGAATGGGAGGGCCTGGTTACTCTTATCCACCTTCTGGTCCTGGGACTCCAGGAGTGGGAACGGGAGGGCCTGATTACTCTTATCCTTACTACTATTTCTATGCCTCAGAGGCTGCTACTTTAGCTGGTCATTGTCACTTGTTTatgttgctgctgttgttgttCTTTTATGTTGTATGA